The following proteins are encoded in a genomic region of Acipenser ruthenus chromosome 4, fAciRut3.2 maternal haplotype, whole genome shotgun sequence:
- the LOC131737042 gene encoding uncharacterized protein LOC131737042, with product MVPESSAITARPPEGAPSAGGPVVPSSRRALASEPQTHAVMGLAPERERLSALGLSTAVISTIQSARAPSTRSQYTYKWQLFQSWCLAESHDPVSCPMAVILQFLQKLLDEGKSPSTLKVYLAAISACHVRIDGLSPGCHFLASQFLKGARRLWPPRTTSLPSWSLDVVLEALTKAPFEPLHSVDMKLISIKTAFLLAVVSAKRVSELHALSVHPSCTRFAGDGSKVSMRPNPAFLPKVISPFHMNQSVELMAFHPPPFSSPEEERLHMLCPVRALRCYIDRTRTVRQTEQLFICHGSRSLGQPLSKQRLSHWIVDAIKLAYESAGLPPPGQLKAHSTRGMATSWALFRGVPVSDICAAASWATPHTFMRFYRLNVLDSSAPLFGASVLHSMTPQDADV from the coding sequence atggttcccgagtctagtgcaattactgcacggccgcccgagggagctccctctgcgggcggacctgttgtcccaagctcaaggagagctttggcatccgaaccccaaactcatgcagttatgggcttggcccctgagcgggagcgcctgtcagccttagggctttcgactgcagttatatcgaccatccagagtgcgagagcgccctctactaggtcgcagtatacgtataagtggcagttgtttcagagttggtgtctggctgagagccacgacccagtctcctgtcctatggcagtaatattgcagtttctgcagaaactgctggatgaagggaaatctccttctacacttaaagtgtatttagccgccatttcggcttgtcatgtacgcattgacggtttatcacctggttgccattttttggcatctcagtttctgaaaggcgcaagacgcttgtggcctccaagaacgaccagtttaccgtcttggagccttgatgtggtgctagaagcccttaccaaggcaccatttgagcctctccacagcgtggatatgaagctcatatctattaagactgcatttttgctggctgtggtatcagcaaaacgcgtgagcgagttacatgcactttcagtgcatccttcttgtactcgttttgcaggagacggttctaaggtctccatgcgccctaatccggcctttttaccaaaggttatatccccgttccacatgaaccagtcagtcgagttgatggcgttccatcctcctcctttttcttccccagaggaagagcggttacacatgctctgccccgtgagggcattgaggtgttatattgaccgtacaaggactgtgaggcagacagaacagttgttcatatgccatggttctagatctttgggtcagccgctgtctaaacagcgcctttcccactggatagtggatgctattaaattagcgtatgaatctgcaggccttccgccaccagggcagttgaaggcgcattctactaggggtatggcgacatcctgggccctctttcgaggggtgccggtgtctgatatttgcgcggcagccagttgggctacgccgcatactttcatgaggttttacaggttaaatgtactggattcctctgctccactgtttggagcatctgttttacactctatgacgcctcaggatgcggacgtatag